From Triticum aestivum cultivar Chinese Spring unplaced genomic scaffold, IWGSC CS RefSeq v2.1 scaffold123692, whole genome shotgun sequence:
GCCCCCGATCGTGTCCCCGCCGGGCGCTTCTCTTTGCTTCTCTACGACAGCCGCGCCAGAATCCTCAGCTGCCGCCATGGACTCCTGCTCTTCGCCCGCTCATCGGGAAACCGGTTCCTGGTGTGGGACCCCGTCACCCGCGACCAGCACAGGCTTGTCGCGCCACCGCCGTTCGACATCTACGCAGCTCAGGTGGACGGGGCGGTGCTCCGGGCTGCTGGAGACGCCCACCACTTCCAGGTGGTATTGGTAAGCTACCAACAGAAGCAAGTGATCGCCTGCATTTACTCCTCGGAGACTGGTGTATGGAGTGATCTCATGCCAACATCGGTCCAACGCACGGCCGTGGGTTGTCAAGGCATGCCTGCTGTGTTGGTCGGGGATTCCCTTTACTTGCTGCTCTCTGACGGTGGTATAACTGTAATTCTTGAGGTTGATTTGAACAGGCAGAGCCTAGCTTTGATACAGGTGCCACTGTCTATGCTTGCCTATGGTCATCATAGGGACTATATGACACTTGCACGAGCAGAGGGTGGCGGGCTGGGTTTACTCTGGAAGGAAGGCTTCACCGCCCAGTTCTGGAAGATGAATGCTGGTTGTGATGGTGTTTCTTCATGGGTGTGGGGAAGAACTATTAAATTGGACAAGCTACTTTCCCTGAATTTAGAGGAGATAAAGCGCATACAGAGGATAGCGTATGCTGAGGAAAATAATGTGGCTTTCTTGCGGACAGTTTCCGGTGTCTTCATGGTCCAGCTTGAGTCATTGCAGTTCAGTAAACTTCCTG
This genomic window contains:
- the LOC123175663 gene encoding uncharacterized protein, whose product is MSSPSMAAALHRRPRSRPPLEDEDLLSEIFLRLPPQPSSLPRASAVCKRWRRLVFDRGFLRRYRQHHRRSPPLLGFFRSDYAGISYTPAMEAPDRVPAGRFSLLLYDSRARILSCRHGLLLFARSSGNRFLVWDPVTRDQHRLVAPPPFDIYAAQVDGAVLRAAGDAHHFQVVLVSYQQKQVIACIYSSETGVWSDLMPTSVQRTAVGCQGMPAVLVGDSLYLLLSDGGITVILEVDLNRQSLALIQVPLSMLAYGHHRDYMTLARAEGGGLGLLWKEGFTAQFWKMNAGCDGVSSWVWGRTIKLDKLLSLNLEEIKRIQRIAYAEENNVAFLRTVSGVFMVQLESLQFSKLPEKNNCAICYPLESVYAAETSIGGGHGGADQDMIVLV